The Nakamurella antarctica genomic interval CGATGTCAGGCCCTCGCCGGCAGCGCCGCGCTGGTTTATTTGGGCCTGGGTAGGCAAAAATTCCAACCCACGGTCCAGGTTGCCGCGCGCCACCAGGTCGTCGATAAGCCTTGCATGCACGTTCAGCATGGACGGTGCGTGAAGCCGAATTACGCCGAGAACCCTGTTCTGGTCGATGTTGTCGGCCAAAACCAGTTCCGCGACCTCGTCCGTCATCGACACCAGCAACGCGTCGCGGTCAGCGACCGTCAAGGTCCCTTCGGAAAGGAGCGGCTGGAGCGCGATCTTGATGTTCACTTCATGGTCAGAGGTGTCGACCCCCGCCGAGTTGTCAATGGCGTCGGTATTGATCCGGCCGCCGATGCGGGCGAATTCGATCCGGCCGAGTTGAGTGACCCCCAGGTTGCCGCCCTCCCCAACCACCTTGACGCGTAGTTCGCCGCCGTTCACGCGGACCGGATCATTAGCCTTATCGCCGACCTGGGTGTCGGATTCGGTGGAGGCTTTGACATACGTACCGACCCCACCGTTCCAGAGCAGATCCACCGGCGCCAGCAGCACCGCATGCATCAACTCATTGGGCGTGAGGTGCGTGATGTCGTCATCGAGTCCCAGCACTTCCCGCATCTGTGCCGTTATTGGCACATTTTTCAACGTCCGCGAGAACACACCACCACCAGCAGAGATCAAAGATGGTTCGTAATCCGCCCATGAAGATCGGGGCAGGTCGAAGAGCCTGCGTCGTTCTACGAACGATGCAGCCGCATCCGGCGCAGGGTCGACGAAGATGTGGCGATGGTCGAAAGCAGCCACCAGCGCGATGTGCTCGGAGCGGAGCATGCCGTTGCCGAAGACATCGCCGGACATGTCCCCTACCCCCACCACGGTGAAGTTCTCCGTTTGGGTATCCACTCCCAGTTCGCGGAAGTGGTGCTTCACCGACTCCCATGCGCCGCGGGCGGTGATGCCCATCCCCTTGTGGTCGTAGCCTGCACTGCCGCCGGAGGCGAAAGCGTCATCGAGCCAGAACCCGTTGTCGGCGGCCACCGCATTGGCGGTATCGGAGAACTTTGCGGTTCCCTTATCCGCAGCGACCACCAAGTACGGGTCATCCTCGTCATGGCGCACTACCTGCTTCGGCGGCACAATTTCGCCATCAACACGGTTGTCGGTGACGTCGAGCATGCCTTGGATGAACATTTTGTAGCAGTTGATTCCTTCTGCGGCGAGGGCGTCACGGTCGGCTACCGGGTCACCGGTCGGTGCTGGCGCCTGCTTGAGGACAAACCCGCCCTTGGCCCCCACGGGCACAATCACCGCATTTTTCACCTCTTGGGCCTTGACCAGGCCCAGTACTTCGGTGCGAAAATCCTCGGGTCGGTCGGACCAGCGAAGGCCTCCCCGGGCTACGTCGCCGAAACGGAGGTGAACTCCCTCCAGACGCGGAGAGTACACCCAAATCTCATGCACTGGAACAGGTTTGGGCAGGTCCGGGATCTTTCGCGGGTTCAATTTAAAGGATATGAACTCGCGCAGTCGCTCGTTGCTATCGGTGCGGAAGGCATTGGTGCGGTCGGTTGCAAGGATCAACCGCAGGAAGGAACGGAGTATCCGGTCGGCATCCAAGCTGCTGACCAAATCAAGCGCGACGGTGATTTCCTCGGCCAAGGTGTCACAGGTTTCTTCCCGCCCGTCCTCTTCGGCGGGATCGAATCGAGCTTGGAACAGCCTTGCTAGCGAAGTAGCGATGGCAGGGTTGGTCGTGATGACCGACTCGATGTAACCCTGGGTATACGGGGAACCGATCTGGCGCAGATAGTGCGCGTAAGCGCGGAACACCGCAACCTGCCGCCAATTCAAATCGGCCGCCAACACCAGGGTGTTGAAACCGTCCACCTCAGCTAACCCACTCCACGATGCGGTAAACGCGTCGGTGAAGCGCGCCCGAACCTCCAGGACACTGCCATCATCGGCCAAATACTGGTCGGGGAACTGTAAGCCGAAGTCGTAGATCCGCGAGGGTGTTCCGTCGGTTCGCGTTACCTGATAGGGGTTTTCATCAATAACTTCGGCGCCCATACTTTGCAATAGCGGCAGCGCCCTGCTCAGTGTCACAGTGCCACCGGTGACGTAAGCCTTCAACCGGCGGTTGCCACCGCGCCCCGGTGGGGAGTCGATGATGGAAAGCGCCAGATCCTCCGGTCCCCGGAGTGCGTCGAGTAACTGTAGATCCATCACTGCGCTGGCAGGCGAGTAGTCGGCCTTGTACGCCTGATCAAACGCCTCGACGTATCTGGTCCGCTCCCCCGCGGTATCAAGAACCTCGTCACCACCGATGGCGGCTACGAGTTCGTCCTCCCAGGTTCGGATTGTCTGGCGAACCTTTTCCGTCATCCGTGGAAGGTCCACCACCACTGCGCTCTCGGGGTTGGTGGTAACGATGAAATGCACTGCGGCTAAAGCCGAGTCGCCGACACGAGCCGTGTAGCGAATGTCGGAGCCTTGGAGCTCGTCCAACAAAATCTTCATCATCGCGAGGCGACCAGCGGTGGTGTACCTATCGCGGGGTAGGAACACCAGCGCAGACACGAAGCGGCGGTAGGGATCTGCCTGCAGAAAAATACGCAGCGCCCGACGGCTCGTGAGCTGCAAGACGCCGCGGACCAACTCAACGACCTCAGAAACACTCGCCCAGAACAATTCTGCCCGTGGATAGGTGGCAAGCAAATCCAATGCGCGCTGGCCCGTGTAGGAGTCGACCGATGAGCCCAATGCGAGCAGGACCTCGTCCACAACGCGGCGCAGCACCGGGGTGCTCTGCACCTCGGCATTGAGGGCCCTTGGAGTCAACAGACCGATGAATTGGTGCTCACCCACTGCGACGCCGTCTTCATCGAATTCGCGAAGGGCGAGATAGAACGGCTGTGCGTTCTTTGCCAAGCTGGTGGGCGCCGACGATCGCGTCAGCACCATCAGCCGGTTATGGTCGAGCGGAGAGTGCATATTGGCGGTGAAGCCCTCAGCGCTAGCATTATCACGCAGGAGGCCGAGCCCACTGGTCGGCGCCGGGGTCATCGGCGTTCCGGTCGGCCCATCGCATTGTTGGTAGCCAACAAAGGTCAAGTGTCCGTCGGCGAACCAATCGAGCAAATCGGCCGCTTCGATAATCTCCTGTGCGGCAAGCGGTGGCGGGTTCCGACGCAGCGAGACTGCGAGTTCCTTTGCCGTTCTTGCCATCTCGTCCGTGTCTTCGACCACATCCCGCACCTGCGAAAGTGAAGCAGCGACCTCGAGTTCAATTTTCTCAGCGCGCTCAGCGTCGGTGATGCGGTCGATCAGAATGTGCGCCCAAGACTCTCGCACCACGTCTCGGCCGCGGAAACCACCGGTGATGCTGGACTTTGCCGAAGACCCCAATACCTCCACGAGCGTCCCGGCGCTGTCTCTACGGACATCCAGGATCGGGTGCAATACGCGAAGAACAACCGCACCCGCCTCGGTCAGAGTGCTGATCACCGAGTCGACCAGGTAGGGCATGTCGTCGTTGACGATGTTGACAATCGTTGACCCCGCCGACCACGCGTCATCGGCGTTTTGTGGGTTGAAGACCCTGATTTTTGGGCTGCCAGCACTTCGATGCTGAGCAAGACGCTGGTGGGCTGTCACGACCGCAACCACATCCTCAGCCCTCGTCGGAAGGTCCTCGGCGGGAATATGGCGGAAGTACCGTGAGATCAGCGTTTCCATCTCCGGGTGCTCCGCTGCAGCTTGTTCAACGGCTGTGTTCGCGACTGTTGCGGCGGCCTCCGATCCGCCTTGCCCGGACCGAATACCGTAAGCGTCCTTGCCCGCTACCGCGATCTTGTTCCTCTGCTTCCTCGCAGTACTTGGAGAGCCGTCCTTTTCGATGCCGGTGTGATCAGACGCGACAATCTCGGTCATTGCAGAGATCTCCCTAGATTCTGGCGCCTCATTGCGCCATCGATGCACCAACCCTAACCCTGCGGCGTGAACACGGGACAGCAACCCACGGCAACACTCACGCAGGTGTGAGGTATTCGCCATCCAGGTCCGTGGGACAGCACATTCGATACCTCTGACGCAACAAATTGTGCAGTCGAGGCCAGAGCTGCGGGCGGCGCCCCAAGCAGTCCCGAGGACGTGCGCTGGTGGATACAGCGAAGCGGGCCGGCCCTGAGAATTCCTTCTCACCCCCGACCCGCTTGCTGAACGCAGCGGCAACTGCCGACTAGTCGCGCGTCAACTTCCGGTGGGTGACACGGTGTGGACGGGCGGCTTCGGTGCCCATCCGAGAAACCTTGTTCTTCTCGTAGTCGGAGAAGTTTCCCTCGAAGAAGTACCACTTCGATTCATCCTCGTCGGTGCCCTCCCACGCCAGGATGTGGGTGCAGACCCGATCCAGGAACCAGCGATCGTGGGAAATAACCACGGCGCAACCCGGGAACTGTTCCAACGCGTTCTCGAGCGAACCGAGCGTTTCAACATCGAGATCGTTGGTGGGCTCATCGAGCAGGATCAGGTTTCCGCCTTCTTTGAGGGTCAGGGCAAGGTTGAGCCTGTTGCGTTCACCACCAGAAAGGATGCCCGCTGCTTTCTGCTGATCGGGGCCCTTGAAACCAAAGGCCCCAATGTAGGCGCGGGAAGGCATTTCAACGTTCCCAACCTTGATGTGGTCAAGGCCGTCGGAGACCACTTCCCACACATTCTTCTTCGGGTCGATGCCGGCGCGATTCTGATCAACGTAGGACAGCTTGACCGTTTCGCCGACGTGGACCTTTCCGGTGTCAACCTGTTCCAAGCCGACGATGGTCTTGAACAGCGTGGTCTTACCCACGCCGTTCGGTCCGATAACACCAACAATCCCGTTGCGCGGCAACGTGAATGACAGATTATCGATAAGGACCCGATCGCCGAAGCCCTTCTTGAGGTCATTCACCTCAACCACCACCGAACCCAGTCGAGGTCCGGGCGGGATCTGGATTTCCTCGAAATCGAGCTTGCGGTGCCTGTCGGCTTCCGCCGCCATTTCCTCGTAGCGGTCGAGTCTGGACTTCGACTTGGCCTGGCGTGCTTTGGCGCCGGAGCGTACCCACTCAAGTTCCGCGCGAAGACGCTTGGCCAGTTTCGCATCCTTCTTGCCCTGGACCGCGAGCCGCTCGCCTTTCTTCTCCAGGTAGGTCGAGTAGTTGCCCTCGTAGGGGTGCAAGCGACCCCGGTCCACTTCGGCGATCCAGTCGGCCACGTTGTCCAGGAAGTATCTATCGTGGGTCACCGCCAAGACAGCCCCCGCGTAGCTAGAAAGATAGGACTCGAGCCACTGCACGCTCTCGGCGTCCAAATGGTTGGTGGGCTCATCGAGGAGCAACAAGTCGGGCTTGGAGAGCAGCAGCTCGCAGAGCGCCACGCGGCGTCTTTCACCACCGGAAAGAATACTGACGTCCGCGTCGCCCGGCGGGCAACGCAGCGCGTCCATCGCCTGATCGATTTGAGCATCAAGATCCCACGCGTTGGCATGGTCTAGCTCTTCTTGAAGCTCGCCCATCTCAGACATCAGCTCGTCTGAGTAGTCCGTTGCCATCAGTTCGGCAATTTCGTTGAAACGAGCCATCTTCGCCATGGTCGGTCCGAACGCCTGCTGAATGTTTTCGAGGACGTTTTTGGTTTCGTCGAGCGCCGGCTCCTGCATCAAGATGCCGACCGAGTATCCGGGTGTGATGAAGGCCTCGCCGTTGCTGGGCTGATCCAAGCCCGCCATGATCTTCAAAATCGTGGACTTACCCGCGCCATTGGGTCCGACGACGCCGATTTTTGCGCCCGGAAAAAAGGACATCGTGACATCGTCGAGAATGACCTTGTCGCCGACGGCCTTGCGCGCCTTCTTCATGGTGTAAATAAATTCAGCCACTGAATACCTCGAACTCTCTTTGCTGCGAACAGGTGTGTCTAGGCGTTCAGCGCACACGCGCAGAACGGGGGCCGACCGTCGCATCGGCGCATCACACAGCCGCGCTGCGGCGCTAAGTCGACCCACCCACAGTCTGCCTCACTTGGGTGCTTCGAGGTATTCGCAGGCGCGCTCGCGGCAATGCAAGATCCCTGCGCGTTTACTAACGGCCAGCCCTGAGCACCAGCGCAGCTGCTAGAAAGGTGGCTCTGCGCCGTCGACAGCGCCAAACCCGGCGTTGCCAGCCCCGCGATCCCTGCCGCTGATCCCTGCTCCGACTAGTTCTGACGAACCGCCGCTGTCGACCTCGGCACCGATCGCATCCGTTGCCGAGGCGGCGTAGTGGTCGTCGCTGTGAGCGCCGTTGTGGTCTGTCTCGACTCCTGAACCAGCGGGCCTTAGATGGCTGCGGCGGAAGGTGTCCGTACCTCGGTTCAGGTCGTGGGACACTGTTGCTGCTTTGACTTCGGTGGCGAATCTTACGACGCCTTCGACCTCATATTTTCGACTGATGATGCGGCCCGTGACAACTACCGGGTCACCGATCCGCACGGAGGTTTCTACTCCCCGGGCGAGCGCGCCCCAGCACACCACATTGACCGCAAACTCGTCGCCGTCCACCCACTCATTGGTAGCGGCATCAAACCGTCTCTCGCTCGCAATGACTCGAAACGAAACCCGTTCGTGGCCTGCATTTTCCATTGATATTTTCAACTCGGTGGCCACATTGCCAACCAGTTGCACTGTCGCAGATCCCATGGTGTCCCCTCCCGCCGAAGCCCAGCGCCCCGGTCCGTGATGTACCTCACGGTGCCCATCCCGGGCAGGGGAAGCAACGGCGCCACCGCCAGATGTGGATGAAAATGGCCTTGTGGATAACGCCCCACCCCACACCAACGCCATCCACCTACGCGCCACCAAAAAAACGACTTCAGCGCTGCTGACTATCCCGCCCAGCCAACTGGGTCAGCATGGCGTTGTAGGCATCCAACTCATCATCAGACTTGACGGCGGTACCGGATTTGCGATCTGAGCGTCGCCCCTCTCGCTCGTCCGCCTTCGACCACTGCGCCATTAAAGCGATGATGACGATGATCAACGGAATTTCGGTTCCACCCCAGGCGATTCCGCCACCAAGGTGCTGATCTGAAAGCAGGTTGGAAACCCATGGCAACTCAAGGTTTTGGTAGTACAACTGACCGATCACCGACCGAGAGTTCATCAAAGCCAGACCGAAGAATGCGTGGAAAGGCAAGGCTGCCACCAACAACGCCAACCGCACGAAGGAGCTCAGCCGCCGTGGCGACGGATCGACCCCGATAATCACCCAGTAATACAGATAGCCAACCAGGAGGAAGTGCAGGTTCATGATCAGATGGCCCGCGTGGGAGTCGATCATCGTATCGAACAGGGAGCTGAAATAAATTGCGTAGAAGCTACCTACAAAGAGCGGCAACACCACCAGCGGGTGGGTGAGCAGAGTAAGAAATCGTGAGTGCATCAAACCGACAATGCCCTCGCGAAGTCCGGGAATGTCGCCTCGCCGCGCCGCGGGCAATGCGCGCAGCGCCAGAGTAGTTGGACCGCCGAGCACCAACAGAATCGGCGCACCCATGCCAAGCAGCATGTGCCCCATCATGTGAATGGAGAACTGCGCCTCCGCGTAGCGCCCGAGGCCGCTGGACGTTGCCATCAAAAGCACGAAACATCCGACAAGCCAACTAATCAGCCGGCCCTTGGGCCATGCGTCGCCGCGCAAGCGTAGTGTGCGATAGCCCCACAGGTAGAGGCCCGCGGCGACAATTGAACCGGTCCCAAAGATGAAATCAAATCGCCACTGGGTCAACAAGTTCCACGCCGACGGGGGGCCGGAGAGGTCGTAGCCCAGGACCAGAGTGAGGTTGGTGAACGATTCTGGGGTGGGGGCGGGCGGGGCGGTCCGACCCAGTGCAACAGCGACTCCGATGGTCGCCGCCATGACGGCAATCTCCAGTACCGCGAGGCGCAGTAGCGGGCGACGGTCCCCGTCCGTGGTGATCGCTGTCACCGACTTCCGGCGCTGTAGGTATCCGAACCCGCCCAACGAAATCAGCAAAACCGCTTTCACTACGACCAAACGGCCGTAGTCGGTGCGCCACAAATCAGAGAGATAAGAAAGCCGGATAAGAGCATTCCCCACGCCCGACAGTGCAACCGTGATGAAAGCGATTAAAGCGACAGCGGAATAGCGGCGTGCAATGGTGTCGAGGTGCGGGCTGCGCTGCCTGGCCAAAGCCAAGAACGCGACGAGGCCACCCACCCAGATACTGATTCCCAGCAAATGAAAAATGATGGTGTCAGAGGCGAAGTCATGGTCCCCGCTGGTTGTTGCGTGACCGCTCAACGCGACGGGCAGCATCCCCAGGATGGAAAGTCCGAAGACGGCAAACGCGCTGGCTGGCCGAAGAACCACCCTGGCAAGTACCGCGACGAGCGCCGCGACCACAGCCGCCTGCAGACTTGAAGAAGCAACATCCAAGCTCTGGAGCGCGCTTGCAATGCCGTCGCGGGAAAGGATCGTGCCAATACTGAATCCGGTGGCGTTGGACGCGGAGAATGGGACGAGGGCCAATGCCGCAGCGCACCACACCCACGCACATTTGCTCGCAGCTTGTGCGCAGCGATAGCCGCCGACGTCAAACCCGCCGCCAGGCTTGGGTGGTGCCAGAAATACAGCCCCGAGCAACCAGCCGATGGTGAGCGCGCCAGCGTAGTCGAAAATGGTTTTGACCACTGGAAGCCCCAGCGTGGTCAGCGGGCCAGGGTCGCGCAGCAGCAGGCTGGCCGACACGGTGGTGTTCGGTAACGCGGCGGAGATGCCGATGACGACGCACGTGGCGATGAGTCCGCAGGCAAGCACCAACCACGTGACGGACCACGCGTCACGCTTTCCCGCGAGAACACCCGTTCCCACGGACCCACCCGCATTGCCGGTGGAAAGCGAGGTTGTTTGAGACACACTTCGAGGATACAAGC includes:
- a CDS encoding NAD-glutamate dehydrogenase; the encoded protein is MTEIVASDHTGIEKDGSPSTARKQRNKIAVAGKDAYGIRSGQGGSEAAATVANTAVEQAAAEHPEMETLISRYFRHIPAEDLPTRAEDVVAVVTAHQRLAQHRSAGSPKIRVFNPQNADDAWSAGSTIVNIVNDDMPYLVDSVISTLTEAGAVVLRVLHPILDVRRDSAGTLVEVLGSSAKSSITGGFRGRDVVRESWAHILIDRITDAERAEKIELEVAASLSQVRDVVEDTDEMARTAKELAVSLRRNPPPLAAQEIIEAADLLDWFADGHLTFVGYQQCDGPTGTPMTPAPTSGLGLLRDNASAEGFTANMHSPLDHNRLMVLTRSSAPTSLAKNAQPFYLALREFDEDGVAVGEHQFIGLLTPRALNAEVQSTPVLRRVVDEVLLALGSSVDSYTGQRALDLLATYPRAELFWASVSEVVELVRGVLQLTSRRALRIFLQADPYRRFVSALVFLPRDRYTTAGRLAMMKILLDELQGSDIRYTARVGDSALAAVHFIVTTNPESAVVVDLPRMTEKVRQTIRTWEDELVAAIGGDEVLDTAGERTRYVEAFDQAYKADYSPASAVMDLQLLDALRGPEDLALSIIDSPPGRGGNRRLKAYVTGGTVTLSRALPLLQSMGAEVIDENPYQVTRTDGTPSRIYDFGLQFPDQYLADDGSVLEVRARFTDAFTASWSGLAEVDGFNTLVLAADLNWRQVAVFRAYAHYLRQIGSPYTQGYIESVITTNPAIATSLARLFQARFDPAEEDGREETCDTLAEEITVALDLVSSLDADRILRSFLRLILATDRTNAFRTDSNERLREFISFKLNPRKIPDLPKPVPVHEIWVYSPRLEGVHLRFGDVARGGLRWSDRPEDFRTEVLGLVKAQEVKNAVIVPVGAKGGFVLKQAPAPTGDPVADRDALAAEGINCYKMFIQGMLDVTDNRVDGEIVPPKQVVRHDEDDPYLVVAADKGTAKFSDTANAVAADNGFWLDDAFASGGSAGYDHKGMGITARGAWESVKHHFRELGVDTQTENFTVVGVGDMSGDVFGNGMLRSEHIALVAAFDHRHIFVDPAPDAAASFVERRRLFDLPRSSWADYEPSLISAGGGVFSRTLKNVPITAQMREVLGLDDDITHLTPNELMHAVLLAPVDLLWNGGVGTYVKASTESDTQVGDKANDPVRVNGGELRVKVVGEGGNLGVTQLGRIEFARIGGRINTDAIDNSAGVDTSDHEVNIKIALQPLLSEGTLTVADRDALLVSMTDEVAELVLADNIDQNRVLGVIRLHAPSMLNVHARLIDDLVARGNLDRGLEFLPTQAQINQRGAAGEGLTSPELSVLLSYVKADLSKEMIRSELPELSAFADQLPDYFPQQMRDGYGEAIAAHPLRREIVTTMTANEVVNGGGLSFVYRLTEEVAATAIDSIRSYRTTTKVFGLPELWADIAEVNNVVPAAVQDRLTLETRRLLDRAARWFLSSRPQPLDVTAEIERYAAIVHALTPRMPRLLVGVEHETVHADVVRLQNLGAPADLAHRVAYALFTFSLLDVVDVAIASGREPQEVAELYFALSAHLGLDNILSSVSALDRGDRWHALARQAVRDGLYSSLRAIVADVLSSSSPEVGAQSKIDQWEQDNRFRLERARRTLGQIAGSGANNLAALSVAAREINSLVR
- the ettA gene encoding energy-dependent translational throttle protein EttA; translated protein: MAEFIYTMKKARKAVGDKVILDDVTMSFFPGAKIGVVGPNGAGKSTILKIMAGLDQPSNGEAFITPGYSVGILMQEPALDETKNVLENIQQAFGPTMAKMARFNEIAELMATDYSDELMSEMGELQEELDHANAWDLDAQIDQAMDALRCPPGDADVSILSGGERRRVALCELLLSKPDLLLLDEPTNHLDAESVQWLESYLSSYAGAVLAVTHDRYFLDNVADWIAEVDRGRLHPYEGNYSTYLEKKGERLAVQGKKDAKLAKRLRAELEWVRSGAKARQAKSKSRLDRYEEMAAEADRHRKLDFEEIQIPPGPRLGSVVVEVNDLKKGFGDRVLIDNLSFTLPRNGIVGVIGPNGVGKTTLFKTIVGLEQVDTGKVHVGETVKLSYVDQNRAGIDPKKNVWEVVSDGLDHIKVGNVEMPSRAYIGAFGFKGPDQQKAAGILSGGERNRLNLALTLKEGGNLILLDEPTNDLDVETLGSLENALEQFPGCAVVISHDRWFLDRVCTHILAWEGTDEDESKWYFFEGNFSDYEKNKVSRMGTEAARPHRVTHRKLTRD
- a CDS encoding single-stranded DNA-binding protein — protein: MGSATVQLVGNVATELKISMENAGHERVSFRVIASERRFDAATNEWVDGDEFAVNVVCWGALARGVETSVRIGDPVVVTGRIISRKYEVEGVVRFATEVKAATVSHDLNRGTDTFRRSHLRPAGSGVETDHNGAHSDDHYAASATDAIGAEVDSGGSSELVGAGISGRDRGAGNAGFGAVDGAEPPF
- a CDS encoding cytochrome c oxidase assembly protein, which encodes MSQTTSLSTGNAGGSVGTGVLAGKRDAWSVTWLVLACGLIATCVVIGISAALPNTTVSASLLLRDPGPLTTLGLPVVKTIFDYAGALTIGWLLGAVFLAPPKPGGGFDVGGYRCAQAASKCAWVWCAAALALVPFSASNATGFSIGTILSRDGIASALQSLDVASSSLQAAVVAALVAVLARVVLRPASAFAVFGLSILGMLPVALSGHATTSGDHDFASDTIIFHLLGISIWVGGLVAFLALARQRSPHLDTIARRYSAVALIAFITVALSGVGNALIRLSYLSDLWRTDYGRLVVVKAVLLISLGGFGYLQRRKSVTAITTDGDRRPLLRLAVLEIAVMAATIGVAVALGRTAPPAPTPESFTNLTLVLGYDLSGPPSAWNLLTQWRFDFIFGTGSIVAAGLYLWGYRTLRLRGDAWPKGRLISWLVGCFVLLMATSSGLGRYAEAQFSIHMMGHMLLGMGAPILLVLGGPTTLALRALPAARRGDIPGLREGIVGLMHSRFLTLLTHPLVVLPLFVGSFYAIYFSSLFDTMIDSHAGHLIMNLHFLLVGYLYYWVIIGVDPSPRRLSSFVRLALLVAALPFHAFFGLALMNSRSVIGQLYYQNLELPWVSNLLSDQHLGGGIAWGGTEIPLIIVIIALMAQWSKADEREGRRSDRKSGTAVKSDDELDAYNAMLTQLAGRDSQQR